CGCCGCCAAAACCAGGAAAGGGATGACGGTCCAGAGGAGAGCGGCGTGCCGGCTCGGTGATGCGGCCTGGCTCGAAGCGGTTTCGTCGGTCATGCCACTTCCTCCACGACGTCGAACATTCCCATCCAGCCGAGCTCCGTGAACTCCGACTGGTGCGCGTGGAACATGTAGAGGCCCGGTTCATGGTCCGCATGTTCGCCGAAGGTGAACTCCAGAATGCCGCGCTGTGCCTGGCACTGCATGATGAGGTCGACGGTCTTCAGAGTCGGCGTCAGGGTGGTGCCCTGGTCGAAATAGTCGAAGAAGTTGCCGTGGATGTGGAAGGAGTTAATTGGATCGAACTCGGTGAGGTTCGCGAGGTAGATGCGCACCGGACGACTCTTCTCGATGCGGATCGGCTTCTTGGCGTAGCAGTGGGCGATGGTGTTGCAGGCATAGAACTCGTTCTCGCCGTCGAAATTGGTGTCGAAGGCATTCATCACCATGGCGAGTTCCTGCCATCTCGCATTCTCGGGCGAGCCGTGCAGCCGGGTGAGCGCCACGTCGCGGAATTCTGGTCGCAGTTCCGGATCGGGATCGATGACGAAGAGACCGTACATGCCCTTGTGGATATGCCGCGCAAGCGGCAGGGCATGGCAATGGTAGAGGTGACAGCCGAAGGGGCGGGCGTCGAACTCGTAGACGAACTCCTCGCCTGGGTTGATGACGCCCGCGCCAGGAATCCCGTCCATGCGCGCGGCATGAATGCCGTGGAAATGCATGGAGTGCGGATGAGAACCGTAATTGCGCAGAATGATGCGCAGCCGCTCCCCTTCCATCGCGCGGAGCGACGGTCCGGGCACGCGACCGTTGAAGGTCCAGGCGGGGAACATGACGCCGGGCGCGATCTCGATCTCCTTGTCCTCGACCTCGACTTCGAACGTACGCAGCCGACGGCCGTCGGGGAGGGTGGAGACGGTCCCGAGATCCCAGTCGGTCAGCATCGACGTCGGATCGAAGCCGTTGCGCTCGTTATCGACGTCGCCGACGGTGATCATCGCTCCATGTGCCTGCATATGCGGCGGCGCGGCATCGCTTGTGCCGGCTTTGCGGTCAGTCGCCGCGGACATCTGGTGGCCCTGGTGCTGGGCGGCGGCATCCTGGCTCAGCGCTGAACGGGCGGCGAGGGCTGCGCCGCCGGCCGCTGCCAGGCCCGCGCCGAGCAGCTTTCGGCGTCCGAGGTTGAATGGCAGCCAGTTTCGCATTGTCCCATCCTTTTGATAATGGTTCTTAATAGCAATAACAGCACATGCTCTTAGTTATAGCAATAGCTATGTTCGAAGCCGCTGATGCTTCGATCGCCTCTGGAAAACGTGACAATCTGGGAAAAATCATAGCGCAAGCTATGAATTCGCAATAAACTGGATGAAACCTCCGGAAAGGCATGATGACAGCAAGTAGCAGGAAATCGGCAAACAAACCCTCACTCGTTGACGCCGATACCCATGTCGAAAGCTTCCGCCAGACGCGTTCCAACCGGCGCAACGAACTTATCGAGGATTATGTCGAACTCATCGACGACCTCATCCTCCATGGCGGCGAGGCGCGGCAGGTCGATATCGTGCAGAGGCTGGGCGTCGCGCAGCCGACCGTCGCAAAGATGCTCAAGCGTCTCGCCAGCGACGGCTTCATCCAGCAGAAGCGCTATCGCGGCATCTTCCTGACCGAAGCCGGCAAGGCACTCGCGGCCAAGAGCCGGGAGCGACATCGGATCGTCGAAGGGTTCCTGCGCGCCGTCGGGGTCGGAGAGGAGGCCGCGCGCATCGACGCCGAAGGCATCGAGCACCATGTCAGCGACGAGACGCTTGCCGTCTTCAAGGCTTTCCTCGACAAGGCCGGGCCGACCAGCCGCGCTTGACCTTTCCTGACCGTGATGTCTCTACGGCAGGGGGCGCGGCGCTTCACCCAACGATGGAGCGTTCGTGGCATTCAAGTTCGTTTTCGCAGATCCGATCCCACGACAATTTTGCCCGAAGTCCCTGCTGTATGACGAGAGTGGGGCGCACTGATCGGAGTCACGCTGCTTGACCCTCTAGCTGCTTGAGGGTCCATAATTCGGGAATCAAGGCGATATCGGACATTGCATGAGCGTTCGGGACAAGAGATCGGAAGACGATGGGTGGCTGACGCTGTTCCTCGCATGGATGGTTGCGCTTATCGCTTCGCTCGGGGCTCTCTTCATCGGCGAAGTCATGGGCCAGACGCCGTGCATCTTATGTTGGTATCAGCGCGCGTTCATGTTTCCGCTGGCGCTAATTCTGGCGGTTTCCGCCTTTCGCATGGACCGTGGCGTATGGCCCTATGCGTTGCCGCTGAGTGGCGCAGGTCTGTTGATCGCGACATACCACGTCCTGCTATATTACGGCTTCATTCCGGAGGCAGTCGTTCCTTGTGGGAAGGGGCCCTCCTGTACTGATGCGAAGATGACCATTTTCGAGGTGATCCCGCTGCCGGTGCTGTCACTTCTGGCATTCGCCGCGATTTCATTCCTCCTCCTCATCGACCGAAGGGAGCATGCCCGATGAACCGAGCGCTCGTCATCACTCTCACCGCGCTTGCCGCGCTCGCTGTTTTTGGAGGAGGTGCCTACTACTACACTGCGCAGCAGAGAGAACATGCGGCTTCTGTCACCGCGTCGGCGGATACGCTCGTGCGCGCGCATTCGCCGGTTCTGGGTAAGGCAGACGCACCCGTCACGATCGTGGAGTTCTTCGACCCCTCATGCGAGGCCTGCCGTGCCTTCTTTCCGCTTGTGAAGAATATCCTGGCGACCTATCCGGATGATGTGCGTGTGGTAATCCGCTATACCACATTCCACAAGGGCTCCGACGAAGCCGTGCGCATCCTCGAGGCGGCACGCAAACAGGACAAGTTCGAGCCGGTCCTTGCGGCGCTTGTGGACAAGCAGCCCGAGTGGGCTATCCACGGGGAGCCTGACATGAAGCGGGCCTGGAGCATCGCCGGTGAAGCGGGTCTGGAGCTCATGGGCGCCCGTCTCGACAGCGTGAAGCCGGAAGTTGATCAGGTGCTTCAGACCGATCTAGCGGACGTCAAGGCGAACAATGTCGAGCAGACGCCTACGTTCTTCGTCAACAGCAAGCCGCTGGTCAATTTCAGCCCGCAGGGCTTGATCGATCTGGTGAAAGGCGAAGTCGACAAGACGAGTTGACAGCGTTCTGGCAAGAAATCGCGGCTTGTCAGCAGGTAGGCGCTTCGCGGCAGGTGGTAGGTTCGATGACCCTCTCCAATGCTTCGCTGTCGATAGGGTGAGCAACTGCCTCGGCCGAGAAAGTTTGACGGTCACGCCCCGCCCATTTCCGCGAGATTGCGCAGTTTCTTCAGACGGGTTTCTCGCGGCTCGTGCATGTCCAGCATACCTTGGAACCGACCATCCGCATCCATGAGAAAGATGCCCGCTGTGTGGTCCATCGTATAGCTGCCGCCATCGGTATCGACCCTTTTGGCTGTTGCCCGGAAAGCTGACAGCACCTGATCCGTCTGCTTCCGCGTGCCGCGCACCGCGATGATCCTCGGATCGAATGCTTCCATGTACAGCGAAAGCAGGTTCTGCGTGTCACGCTCCGGATCGACGGATATGAGAAGCGCGTTGAACGCATCGGCCTGCGGACCGAGTTCCTTCATGAGATCCGTCAGTTCGAACAGCGTGGTCGGGCAGATGTCCGGGCAGTGCGTGAAGCCGAAGAATGCGAGGTAGGGCCTGCCGCGTAGGCTTCTATCCGACACGGCCTCGCCTCGATGGGACGTCAGTTCGAACGGGCCGCCGATCCCGCCGGTGGGCTCGGTTTCGGCCAAATTCGCAAGAACCAGACCTCCTGAGACGAGGCCGCCGACCAACAGTGCCGCGATTGCGGATCTGAAGAGCGCACGTCGGCCGTAAATCGACGTCATGGGGTTGCGCCGTGGCCCTGATGATCTTCGTTTTCAGCCGGTTGTTTCGCACCCATGCCCTGGACCGCAAATTCAACCTTGATCTCGCCGGCCTTTTCGAAACGGAGCGTCGCCTCGACCTTTTCGCCTTCCTTGAAAACCTTTGTGGGCTTGATGAACATGAGGTGGGTAGCGCCTGGCGCAAGCTCGACCGTTTCACCCGGTTTGATCGTCACCCCTGCGGTCAGTGGTCGCATGCGGGCGACGCCATCTTGAAGAGTCGACTCGTGCACTTCAACCGCAGTTGCGATCGGAGAGCTGCCGCCAAGGAATGTGTCAGATTCAGCGCCGGTATTCGTGATCTTCAGATAGCCGCCGGCAACGGGAGCGACCATCGGCGTTGCACGCGACCAGGGATGATCGATCTGCAGATCACCAGCGCTATAATCATGCGCAAATGCGGCGGGCCCTGCTGCGAGGGAAAGCGTGAACATAAGAACAGGGGTGAAAAGACGTTTCATGTCAGCCTCTGAGTTAGGAGCGCGATCCGGACCTTGGCCCGCGACCCCGCTCTACACCCTCTAGCAGCTTTAGGGTCAATCGACCCCGGACGCCTGCGGCTTTCTGTCGTCTGCTGGTCTGCCCCTGATGACGCGGATCAATCGTGATCCGAGCAGCATAGGTCGTGTGAAGCGAGCGCCCGGATCACATAACAATCCCGCACATGATTGTTGTGCTGGTGAGAGGTTATGCGCTCTAGCTCGATTTCAAGCTTCCGGAGCTTGGCGATCTTGTCGCGAACGGAGGCAAGTTGCTCAAGGGCAATGCGGTCGGCATCCGCGCAGGGTTTGTCAGGGTGATGGCTGAGTTCGATAAGGGATCGTATGGCATCTATCGAAAGGCCCAGATCACGGGAGTGCTTTATGAAGGTCAGGCGATCCATCTCCTCCTTGGTATAGCGGCGCTGATTGCCTTCGGAGCGCTCCGCGTGGGGAAGAAGACCCATTTGCTCATAGTAGCGGATTGTCGGGATTTTCACGCCGGAGGTCTTCGAAAGATCACCAATCGTCAACATGTCGTTTTTCCAAAGTCTGTTATCAGAGTTCAATCGCCATGGAGTATTCGGAACCAGAAGAAACCTTCGGCTCCGATGAGAGGACCGATGACGAGAGGCGCAACAACGCCGAACAGGCCTTCGAGAGTCGTGTGAGCAGTCGCCCAGCAAACGAAGAGCATTGCCAGCTTGACACCCAGAATGCCGAGCAGGGCAAGACCAAGAAAGAGAGCGGACGACCTGATCGCCTTGGCCATGTTTCACCTCCATCCAAGCCTAGCCCGGACGAGGATGATCGCAAACTCAACTCTTGTTGTTCGAAATGATGGCGACGGCGTCACCGCGCTTCCGCTTTGAAAGCGTCATGTCATGTTCTCGTGGGATGGGGACAATGATTCGATGATGCGGCAGTCGCCCACCGTGCCGCTCGAGCATTGAGACAGCATCCGATCGAGCTCGCTCCGCAATGCGTTCAGATCGGCGATCTTCCGCTCGACCTCCAGCAGATGTTCCTTGGCGATCGCATCGACCGCTCCGCACGGCCGGCTCTTGTCGTCTGAAAGATCAAGCAGTGTTCGAATCTGATCGAGCGAGAAGCCGAGATCGCGTGCACGCCGGACGAAGCTTAGGCGATTGAGGTGCGAGCGCTCGTAGGACCGGTAATTGCCGCCCGTACGAGCTGGTGCGGGCAGAAGGCCGCTTTTCTCGTAGAACCGGATAGTTTCGACCTTCGTGCCGGTCATTTGCGCCAGCGCCCCGATGGTCAGCGGGCGGTTTGCCATAGCTTTATCCCTGTACTGACTACAGTCTTTAGATAGGGGCAATCGTCCCGGCGCGCCAGTCAATTTCACTTAACCGCCCAAAGATCGAAAGCCGAAGGACGCCTATTGACCCCTGTAGCGACTACAGAGCGCACATTTTATTGGCGTACTTCGAGCGCTTTTTCCAAAGGAGCAGAGTATGGCCTCTTCCCTCATCACCATTGATCTCAAGATCGAAGGCATGGATTGCGGCCATTGCTTCAGTACAGTCGAGAAGGCGGTTCATGCCCTGCCGGGCATTGAGGAGGTCAAGGTCTCCCTTTCCGATTACAACGCGATAATCCGATTCGATGCCTCCCTTACGTCGCAGGATGCGATCGTCGAGGCTGTCGAGGACGCAGGGTTTGCCTTCAACGGAAGGGCGTTAACACCTTCGATTATCTCAAGAAAAAATGGGAGACCGAACCGGAATCGCAGCACAGGAACTTTCCAAAGGAGGACCAAAAGGCTTGGACTAAAAACGGCCGCCCTGATCTGAACCCCTGACTATTAACGAGGATGAGCTAGAAACTGCTTTAAGCTCCATCCCGCTAATAGAATGTATGGCGGTAGTGCGAGTGAATAGTGACCACAATTTAAATGAATAATACTCTGGGAGGCGCCAGCGTCAGCCAGTCTGCGCTTGAAGTTATCCGCTAGCCTCGGCAATACTACTCGATCTCTCTTCGCTGCAACAATGTGGAGATCGAGGCCTGGTCTTGCTAGGTTATGCGCGTAGTTCTCCATATTGAGTGGCGCCCAAGCTCTTCTTAGGTTTTCGAGTTTGATATGAGGTTCAAGGCGACCTTGTATGGCGCGTGTCGCGCGGCCGGTCCAAACCATGTCTGCCAGGCTCCCAGCCGTCAGAAACAATGAGGCTTTCGATACGTTCAAGTCGTGGGCGGCGACAAGGCCTCCGAACCATGATCCGAGGCTCATACCGAGGACAGATATTTGTTTATAGCCTTCGCCCTTTAGCCAACGAATGAGCTTTCGCCCATCCAGTACGCCCTGCCTAACAGATTGGATCGTTCGCCCCAAGCTCGGGCTAAGCATGTAGTCTGCGTACGACGAGCCCGGACGCGCGCGCTCGAAGTGATAAGGCATGGCGATCTCGATCACTGTAATTCCACACTTGGAAAAGACCCTGGCGAGCTGGCTATTGCGCTCCCTCGCATTCCAGTGATGGAAAACGACAAGTGCATGATTGAGCGACCCGCTTTCAGTAATCTTAGCCCAAACCACATTATTTTCGTCAATATCTGTCGTGATGTCCGAGGGGAACGTGAGCCATTCTTCGCGTCGCCGATACTGCTGGACGCCCTCTTGGGGTACGTCGAAGAAACTGTGATCAGCTACGGCCTGATCGGCAAGAACACAGAACTCGTCGATACTTTCGATCCTCCCCGCACCAGGAAAGGCGAGCTCTGCGTTGAGTGAGAAATCTTTCGCATTCTTAGCCTCCTCACCACGTTGCGCCCGTCGCTCATCCCAACAATCAAGCCAACTATGATACATTCACATTTTCTCCCAAATCACTCGTCTGCAGTTTTCCGAACCCTGGGTTAAGTAGACCATAAAATGCGGAAAGGACTGATAATCCCAACAGGACAGAGAATCCTGAAAACGCACCGATTGATAGATAGGATGCAACGAGCAACGCAACGATAATCGACATTGTCCGTAACCTCTTTCGAAGGTGACCGCAGACCCCTAAGCGAACAAATGCTATTGAGAAAACAAAACAGGTCGAGATAACGATAAGAAGGCTACTATAGTGAGTTGGCATTCTGTATCCGATCCCGGCGGCTATATTGTTGCGCCCTTGCAATGCTGAATACATGTCGTTGATCAACCACGCCGCGACGTTCTCGCCGGTCGATGTCAGATAAGAACTTTGGCCCTTCATGCATATGGCAATCAGAATCCCCAATACGGTGCACCGGAAAATTCCAGATATTATCTTCGAGCCTGCTTCATTGATCGCGTGTTGATAATCATCATCCGGCCTGCCTTTCAATGTTCTTACGAGTATCGAGAAATCATAAACAATTGTGTAAAGCAAAATTAGGCCTGAAAAGAATAGATAAAAACAGATCGCCATGTACAAGTAAGCGAGTCCTGTGAATAGAATTGCCTCCTGCACGGATATGACGTCCGGACGTACGGTTGCTATTTTCCCCCAGTCTATCGCGTATGCGCCGCCGCCTTTCATCAAGGGGACTAAACATACTTCTATCCACTGTATTACTCCTGCGAAAATGAAGCAAATGAAGAAAACGGCCCAATAGATAAACGATGAATTCTCTACATTACGCGCCCATGCGCTAAAGCTGTCGGCATGGTTGCACGGAGGGGTAAGCTTCAGCCGCCCCTCAATCTTCCAAAAAAGCAAAAGCTCGACAGAAAAAATGAGAAATAGTGGCAAGAGCATCATGAAAACGACGGTCCAGTTGGGCGCCCAGAGGAACCCGACCTGCTTGACCACCCCATCCATCCTTTCGAAACCTACGCTGTGAACGCCAGTCACATAGGATAGAAAGCCGAGAGCGGCGGCGCCAGCGAACACAGCCGCAGGCAAATTCAAGGGAGACCCGCAACTGAAAAGAGCCTCGGATCTGATCGCCAGACCTGACGAGCTTTCTCCCCAGCTGGCATGGGCATCCTGCGCTATAGCGGTTGAGGACACCGTCTCGCGAATCTCGGTCTCGGTCGGCGCAGTTGCCAGTGCTTCCAAAACGGCCGCTCCTGTCGCCCTTCTCCCCTCTCTCCTCTTGACGGTTAGTCGAGATTGCGCCGCGCTGAGTTCCATCTGCCATTCACTGATAGCTATCGGGTCATCGCACCCAAAAATCCGTGCCAGCCACCGAATATTGGCGGGGCTGATCCCTTTATCATTTTCCTGGAACCAAAGCTGCACCGTACGTAGGTCGACACCCACTCGGTTCGAATCAATCTCCGAAATCGCCTCTGCAAGAAGCTCCGGCGTCCATGGTCCTGCTGGAAATCCGTCAGTTCCCAACGGTCTTCCCGCCCCCGCCGCAGCCAATCGTTTGAAAAGTTCTTTGAAATCGCTCCCATCCTTCGGCGGGGGGTAAAAAAACTTTCCGTTGCTCAACAAGGACTTGCCGCCTCGCGTTTCGTTTCGTTTCACTCAATTTCGTGTCCTGTCGTGCCTCCATCCACAAACTGAGGACACTTTCCACGGATGTGGACCCACAACAGGGCGGGCTGCTTCCGGATTTGAGTCGCCCACCTCGTTGAGGATCCTGGGCCGGTCACGCCGCGCGGAGCGGTACTTTACGAAAGATTGTGTTTTCTCGTGGGCTTAAACTCTAAATGATCGAAAGGTGATTGAGGCGATGGAGCGGCAAATTGATAAGCCTTTGCTTGGACAGACGGTCTTGGTCACTGGCGCCTCAGGCGGCATAGGCGCGGCGATAGTCGAACGCGTTGCGTTGGAGGGTGCACGGCCGATAATTCACTATTGCAAGGATGAGGATGCGGCGGAGTCGCTATTGGCCCGGATCAACGGGAACGGCCTCGTTCTGCAGGCCGATTTATCCGAATCTGATGGGCCTTTCGCGCTTTGGCGAAAAGCGGTAGATTTTGCGGGCCGTGTTCATGGTCTCGTCAATAATGCGGGTATCCGCACCGAAATTTCCATAGAGAGTTCGCCCGGCGAATGGAGAGCGGCGTGGCAGAATGAGTTCCAGGTAAATTTTTTTGCCGCCGCTGATCTCTGCAAGGAGGCAATCCAGCATTTCAGAACCGAAGGAGGAGGGCGCATCGTGAACATCGCCAGTCGCGCCGGCCAGCGTGGTAGTGCATCTGAATCCATTCCCTATGGTGCCGCCAATGCGGCCATGATCAATCTCACTAAATCAATTGCTCGCAGCTTCGGTCGTGAAGGCGCATCGGCGGTTTGTATCGCCCCAGGTCTGGTGCGCACAGGCATGGCCGAGCACTTCATTGCCACGCAAGGCGAAGAAGCGGCGGTGGACGAGATCCCTGTCGGTGACATGGCGGAACCGAAGGAAGTTGCGGAACTTGTCGCGTTCGTGCTGCGCTACGGCCAGGACTCGCTGAACGGTGCGACCCTGGACGTCAACGGTGGAAGTCACATCCGTTAATCCGTAGGTTTCGTCGCGGATTTAGCGGCGACGGGCGGCGCATTTTTGTCCGACGCCCATGCGGCAGTGATTGGGTCACTCGTCGGAAAACACCGACGCGATTTCATTCTGCGCCCTTTTGGCTTCCCGCTTCTTCGACGGAGCGTTCTCGAAAACGGCGATTATCTTATCGAGTGATTTCTCTGCTTCGGCCCTTCGCTCCGCGCTCTTTTTCAAGGCAGTTTTGAAGTCCGGCCCGCCGGCGGCGACACCCCCTGCGGTATCTCCCTTTTTATGTTCTGCCCTTCTTGATTCGACTGCACTATCGAGAACGGCTTGAGGCTGTTTCGCAATCGGAGAAGACGGCGCAGTAACCTTCGGAGCTTTTGTAGAAAATTTCGCTCCCGGTATCGGGTGGACAGGAGCGGGGCGATCCGAGCATAAGGTGCCCCTGAGATTTCCTTCGGAGAAAGTCGTTGCTGTGCCGATGATAGGGTCCACCTTGGGTGGCTGCCCCCGCAGCCATGCGCGTTTCATCAGCTCGCCATCAGCATAGTAGAAATTGCGCACACCGAATATGGGCTGCTGGTTTCGCAGCTTGATTATGCATCGAGTCTCGCTCATCGCGCCAAGCTCATCGGGTCGCATGAGCGGACGCATCGTGGTTTTGTGAGACATGGTCGCGCCTTTGCGATCGAACAGGGTGACGCCTGTCGAAACCGCCTTGTCGACCGTCACTTCCTTCCGCTCGCCGAGGAGCTGCGAGACATAGCGCTGATCCTCGGGATCCTGAGCGCCGAGGAAGATCTGCGCGCGCGCCGAGTTTACCAGCGTCTGCCGTCCCTCGCGGGTGTAGACGTTGTCGATTGAGCGCAGGGATTGGACGAAGAACCAGCATGGAATGCCATAACCGCCGAGGACGGTGGCGACGGTGAGGGCATTTTCCAGCTTGCCGAGATTCTGGAATTCATCAAGCAGCACAAGCACGCGGCGCTCACCGCGCGCCATCATGTTGCGCGACATGTAATCCATGAATTGGACCATCAGAACATTGAAAATCGGCCCGATCGAGGCGATCTGCTGAATACGGAAATCTAGGTAGAGGCTCATATTCTCGCGCCGCATCGCGCGGATGTCGAAGGTTGACCGTGCTGTCGCGCGCAGGATGCGGTTGTTCTTGAAGGGCCGCACGGCGGCTGCGAGGGAACCATAGACCCCGTCGAACTGCTTGCTGGCCATCACGGCGAAGCGGGCGAGGGTGGTATAGGTGAAGGGGCTGATCCAGGCGGCGCGAAGCTCCGGATTGGCGACCTCCTCCAACCATTCGCGCAGCGGCTGGTCGCCGCCTTCGACGACATTGAGAACCGTGCCGAGGTTCTTGTCCTTGTCGAGAATATCGGGGTTTTCCAGCACCCAGGATGTGACGCCGGCGAACAGCGCTCGAGCATCGGAGATCCAGTAGGCATCGCCCTTGGGCGTCGGCAGCAGCGCGGTCGCGATCGAGTTGATGTCGATATCGCGCTGATCGGGATCGATGGCCACGAAATCCAGCGGGTTATAGCATTCCGTGTCGCCATTCTCATCCGCCGGCGAGAATCGCAGCACGCGCGAGAATTTCGAGCGATAGCCTGCCGTCGCCTCATAGGTTTCGCCGCGCATGTCGAGGACGACGATGCTATCAGGCCAGAGCAGGCAATTCGGCACGATCAGCGATGCGCCTTTGCCTGACCGCGGCGGTCCGATCACGAAGCCACCGACGTCATCGCCATCGATCCAGAGCTTCTTGCCGCCGAACAGCATGGGCTTCATGAACCGCCTCCGGCCTGACCCGCGCTGCGTGAAGCCGCCCGGGACCTTGACCAGGCTGCCGCCGATCCGGCCGACGAACACGCCGCCCGTGCGGGTGAGCCCGAGGGCGCGGGCCTCAAGCGTGCTGAGGAAGCGTGCATCCGTCGATTTCTTCTTGCCAGTCACCGCCACGATGAGAATTGCAACGCCGGATATCATGCCTGCGACGGCTGCGATCGCGGGCCGCCGCCAGTCGCCGGCGGTGAGATCGAGGCGCGCCGCCCGATAGGACGCCAGCAGATCGTCTTGCAGCGCCTGGAACATCCAGGTCGAGTTATCGAAGGCGTAATACAGGCCGGCATAGGCGAGGGAGGCGACGAATGCCGCGATGGCCGCGGCGATGACCAATCCGAACAGCAAGATCACCGGGCTCACAGCTTGTCCCCCTTGGTGAACACTATTTCCGAGACGACGCGCCGCCCGTCCGGATTGCGTGCGAGTTGGACGACGACGGGGATCACCTCCTTCAGGTAATCGATGATTTCCTGCTTC
The genomic region above belongs to Shinella zoogloeoides and contains:
- a CDS encoding copper chaperone PCu(A)C; this encodes MKRLFTPVLMFTLSLAAGPAAFAHDYSAGDLQIDHPWSRATPMVAPVAGGYLKITNTGAESDTFLGGSSPIATAVEVHESTLQDGVARMRPLTAGVTIKPGETVELAPGATHLMFIKPTKVFKEGEKVEATLRFEKAGEIKVEFAVQGMGAKQPAENEDHQGHGATP
- a CDS encoding heavy-metal-associated domain-containing protein encodes the protein MASSLITIDLKIEGMDCGHCFSTVEKAVHALPGIEEVKVSLSDYNAIIRFDASLTSQDAIVEAVEDAGFAFNGRALTPSIISRKNGRPNRNRSTGTFQRRTKRLGLKTAALI
- a CDS encoding DsbA family protein, with translation MNRALVITLTALAALAVFGGGAYYYTAQQREHAASVTASADTLVRAHSPVLGKADAPVTIVEFFDPSCEACRAFFPLVKNILATYPDDVRVVIRYTTFHKGSDEAVRILEAARKQDKFEPVLAALVDKQPEWAIHGEPDMKRAWSIAGEAGLELMGARLDSVKPEVDQVLQTDLADVKANNVEQTPTFFVNSKPLVNFSPQGLIDLVKGEVDKTS
- a CDS encoding SCO family protein, with translation MTSIYGRRALFRSAIAALLVGGLVSGGLVLANLAETEPTGGIGGPFELTSHRGEAVSDRSLRGRPYLAFFGFTHCPDICPTTLFELTDLMKELGPQADAFNALLISVDPERDTQNLLSLYMEAFDPRIIAVRGTRKQTDQVLSAFRATAKRVDTDGGSYTMDHTAGIFLMDADGRFQGMLDMHEPRETRLKKLRNLAEMGGA
- a CDS encoding multicopper oxidase domain-containing protein — translated: MRNWLPFNLGRRKLLGAGLAAAGGAALAARSALSQDAAAQHQGHQMSAATDRKAGTSDAAPPHMQAHGAMITVGDVDNERNGFDPTSMLTDWDLGTVSTLPDGRRLRTFEVEVEDKEIEIAPGVMFPAWTFNGRVPGPSLRAMEGERLRIILRNYGSHPHSMHFHGIHAARMDGIPGAGVINPGEEFVYEFDARPFGCHLYHCHALPLARHIHKGMYGLFVIDPDPELRPEFRDVALTRLHGSPENARWQELAMVMNAFDTNFDGENEFYACNTIAHCYAKKPIRIEKSRPVRIYLANLTEFDPINSFHIHGNFFDYFDQGTTLTPTLKTVDLIMQCQAQRGILEFTFGEHADHEPGLYMFHAHQSEFTELGWMGMFDVVEEVA
- a CDS encoding MerR family transcriptional regulator, with product MLTIGDLSKTSGVKIPTIRYYEQMGLLPHAERSEGNQRRYTKEEMDRLTFIKHSRDLGLSIDAIRSLIELSHHPDKPCADADRIALEQLASVRDKIAKLRKLEIELERITSHQHNNHVRDCYVIRALASHDLCCSDHD
- the mntR gene encoding manganese-binding transcriptional regulator MntR, translating into MTASSRKSANKPSLVDADTHVESFRQTRSNRRNELIEDYVELIDDLILHGGEARQVDIVQRLGVAQPTVAKMLKRLASDGFIQQKRYRGIFLTEAGKALAAKSRERHRIVEGFLRAVGVGEEAARIDAEGIEHHVSDETLAVFKAFLDKAGPTSRA
- a CDS encoding RcgA family putative transporter, with product MLSNGKFFYPPPKDGSDFKELFKRLAAAGAGRPLGTDGFPAGPWTPELLAEAISEIDSNRVGVDLRTVQLWFQENDKGISPANIRWLARIFGCDDPIAISEWQMELSAAQSRLTVKRREGRRATGAAVLEALATAPTETEIRETVSSTAIAQDAHASWGESSSGLAIRSEALFSCGSPLNLPAAVFAGAAALGFLSYVTGVHSVGFERMDGVVKQVGFLWAPNWTVVFMMLLPLFLIFSVELLLFWKIEGRLKLTPPCNHADSFSAWARNVENSSFIYWAVFFICFIFAGVIQWIEVCLVPLMKGGGAYAIDWGKIATVRPDVISVQEAILFTGLAYLYMAICFYLFFSGLILLYTIVYDFSILVRTLKGRPDDDYQHAINEAGSKIISGIFRCTVLGILIAICMKGQSSYLTSTGENVAAWLINDMYSALQGRNNIAAGIGYRMPTHYSSLLIVISTCFVFSIAFVRLGVCGHLRKRLRTMSIIVALLVASYLSIGAFSGFSVLLGLSVLSAFYGLLNPGFGKLQTSDLGENVNVS
- a CDS encoding MerR family transcriptional regulator, with the protein product MANRPLTIGALAQMTGTKVETIRFYEKSGLLPAPARTGGNYRSYERSHLNRLSFVRRARDLGFSLDQIRTLLDLSDDKSRPCGAVDAIAKEHLLEVERKIADLNALRSELDRMLSQCSSGTVGDCRIIESLSPSHENMT
- a CDS encoding alpha/beta fold hydrolase is translated as MYHSWLDCWDERRAQRGEEAKNAKDFSLNAELAFPGAGRIESIDEFCVLADQAVADHSFFDVPQEGVQQYRRREEWLTFPSDITTDIDENNVVWAKITESGSLNHALVVFHHWNARERNSQLARVFSKCGITVIEIAMPYHFERARPGSSYADYMLSPSLGRTIQSVRQGVLDGRKLIRWLKGEGYKQISVLGMSLGSWFGGLVAAHDLNVSKASLFLTAGSLADMVWTGRATRAIQGRLEPHIKLENLRRAWAPLNMENYAHNLARPGLDLHIVAAKRDRVVLPRLADNFKRRLADAGASQSIIHLNCGHYSLALPPYILLAGWSLKQFLAHPR
- a CDS encoding disulfide bond formation protein B, whose translation is MSVRDKRSEDDGWLTLFLAWMVALIASLGALFIGEVMGQTPCILCWYQRAFMFPLALILAVSAFRMDRGVWPYALPLSGAGLLIATYHVLLYYGFIPEAVVPCGKGPSCTDAKMTIFEVIPLPVLSLLAFAAISFLLLIDRREHAR
- a CDS encoding SDR family NAD(P)-dependent oxidoreductase — encoded protein: MERQIDKPLLGQTVLVTGASGGIGAAIVERVALEGARPIIHYCKDEDAAESLLARINGNGLVLQADLSESDGPFALWRKAVDFAGRVHGLVNNAGIRTEISIESSPGEWRAAWQNEFQVNFFAAADLCKEAIQHFRTEGGGRIVNIASRAGQRGSASESIPYGAANAAMINLTKSIARSFGREGASAVCIAPGLVRTGMAEHFIATQGEEAAVDEIPVGDMAEPKEVAELVAFVLRYGQDSLNGATLDVNGGSHIR